The genomic interval CAACATTTAGCCTCCGTGTTACTTAACCGTTGATTTTATGGTTGATGTGGAACTCCTCAAGAGAGAAACATTAACAGACAGACggtttcattcatttattatttccCATAAAATTGGTGCTTGGACCAAGGAACTCTCAGCTACACCCCTGATAAAAAACAGATATACCATATTCAGTCTGGACCTCTGTTACTGATGGCCTGTgtcaagtaaaataaatcagaatcaAACTACAACAAGCCAAGAACTACATAAATACTTCTTACATTTTGGACGAGACCAATTTGGCCTGAGGAAACGTTTGAGGAGGGGCGCGCATGCGTGCTGACGAATGCTCTTGCACAGGCCGCAGATCAGTGGGGActattttcttttaaagttaGGATGTAGCACGTGTACTTTGGCCTCACCTGTGTCACAGCTGTCGTCTCGAGATAGGCAGGAGGAGCGcgcgtcctcctcctccctgtcatCCGTCAAACTGTCGTCCCCCTTCTCGTCCGGCTCGCCGTCCTCCTCCGCCCGCCCCGCTGAAGTTGGGGAATCCCTGTCGCTGGTCGGCGCGGGGTCTGTGCGTTCAGCCTTGTGCGGAGGACCTGCGGGGAACgtgaaaaaagtaaaatcctGCACACGGTTCATAGCGAGCCAACAGCAGGACAACAGCTGATATCTTTAACATTTTGTACCAAATGTGCGCATTcctgctccccctccctccaaAGATTACAAATACGCATCCGCGCTTCTCTGCGGGTCTGTTTGAAACATCAGAGTGAGACTTTGGTGTGGATGCCAAACACCGTCAGCTCGTACTAGCTGATAATTGGGGTGTTTTACGCACGGAGGAAGGCACAGTGAGACGTTCTACAGTCCATGTGCCATGTCCACTTGTGGTCTTTTAAAGAACCAGAATCCAGGACTTTTACGCACAGGATGGGGGCTCTTTACTGTGCGAGTGTGAAATGTAGAATTGCAGTTCGTTCCTGGTTCGTGCATTGGAGATGACTGATGTCAGGGTCGATCTTGATGTATAGATTCAGCCCTGTAGAGCAGGTTCAACTTAACAGACACGTGAGAGCCATCATTCATGTGCTCTTTATTAGCACATCGGGACAAACAAGTGCAGATATCGACAGATTCACTCACTTCTTGAGGTGCCGTACGCTGGGTTTGGCGATGTCCCGCTCCAGTTCAGCTCCTCGCTGTCGTCCACACGTTTTGTCTCGAGTCCCGGACAGATCACCGGGCTGTGGAGGGTAACTTTGGAGCTTGGGGTCTCCACCCGCTCCTCGGCGGAAGCTCCTCTGTAGGTAGTCCCCAGCAAATTCTCAATATAAAAAGACGAGCCTCTCGACGGAGGTCCTAGCTTCGATCTCGGCGCTTTATCGTCAAGcatattgacttttttttagtCCTTCACAGGCCGATTTACTCCTCTTAACTCAAAAGAGAATCCCAGATTTGGATATTATAAAATCATTGCCGGTAATGTGTCTTGTTTCCAGCCAGGAGTGTCCTCTGCTCGGCGCAAACCATCCCGACGCAGCCCATGAGAGCAAAGAGAGCTCAAGCCTCAGCTGTGAGAGATCCAGACAGAAATTTGGGCGTTGAAGAGACGCGGAATTACTCCAGAAAAAACGCTCTCTAGACTGCCTCGCTCTTCGCAGCCTCTCTTGTAGGCTGTGCTATCGTCTGCCTTGAGGGACCGCAGAGATGCTGTATTTAGGTCAGCCAGGGCGCAAaccagagcagagacacagtgtTGTCCTCAGGGCTGGAGATGCAGAAAGCTTCATGGAGAATGGCACAGTACCGCCTATTGGTTACATCTGTCCATGCACACTTCAGATTTACAATGCACACCACTGTGAATCTGTTGCTCTCAGCATTTTATGAGCCAGCACAATAATTCAATTCTTTAACTTTGCATAAAACTACTCATTCATGTATGTGGTGATATAAACTTGCTTATAGTTATaataataaagttttttttttttgtggtcatGCGCTTCTTCTAACTACGTTGACCACAGAGAACACAAGGTTTTTCAGTGATAATGAAAAAACTGCGCTCAACAGTcgaaaaacaagtaaaaaataatgtaaaagagatattaaaacaggaaactgaaacaaaagcttgtttgtattaaatattattatttatattattagCCCGTAACAGAAGAAATTAATTGCTGAATAATACTAATCACGTTAATGAGGACTTTAGTTTTTAACGTACGCCCCGAATTAAAGACGTTTGTGTTTCCAGAAAGAAACGAGTTCTTTGATAGTTTAACTACAGAACAAGTAAaagtatataaataaaaataacggCCTAATGAATAACTAATGATAATggtctttatttaaaaaaaaaatgtttaattagtttgatatatatttttgatttttaattagTTGTTTTAAGTTCTATAAATCGACTGAGTGTGTGCTTCATATATCATTAATTACACTCTTTAAAGATCCTCTGAACACGTTTTAAGACCTATAAAAAACTAATTAATACTTAGTGTCTGCCAtgggtttttcctttaattaccCCTTTTTTAATTGTATCTACtccttttttgcattttgaaaaaTTCTGAATTTCTGAATACCCAAATATTAACTACAAgatgtctgtgtgagtgtatttgtgaGCAGGCAGCTTCAAGTTTCCACTTGTTTAAGTTACACATTAAATAATGATTGGCTCCATTTGTGATGTCACATATTtagctcaaacaaacacattttcctcccTAATAGACGGATGTTTAAACAGCCTCCTGCCACATGCACctctctgcacagtgaagctaaAACATCTGAGTAAAGTAACAATAAGGAAAATACATCAGCCTGTCGAGGTGGGCCATAAAGTTTGTTTCACCGTTTGTGTGGAAAACTTCTCAACATATAAAAgttgttttaattaaacttaATTTACAGGCACAACAGCTTCAACATGATCTTGCTTCTGGAGCTGGGAACATGTTAGTCCTGTGTCCAGCAGGCTTAAAGGACCAGTCAGTGAAGTGTAGCCCCGCCACAGGCCTGGAAACACTGTCTCACTTTCAAACTGATTAACAGGCTGAGACAGAGGCATTTCACCAGGGTTTAGAAATCTCTCTAAAGCCTAATATGAACACTCAAGTGTGGCTTATTCATGGAGAATAAATGCACTTTTTCTTGGAAAACAGCCCCCGCCACCTTAAATGTCCGTAGATGGACTGACAGTGTGTTCCAGCTTAACATGAGTTAATTAATGCTGAAGGTGGAAAATGTTTAGTCAGCTTCGGAGCTGTGAATAGGGGAGTAAAACACCACTGCGTTTGGAGTTGTAATAGGATTTAAACACTATGAAAAGCTTACTTTCATCTGTAAGTAGCCTTGAACAAATGCTCAGAACATTCCAGCCTGCAAGTTTTCAGGCTACGTGTTGATCAAACTCATCGCATCCAACTCTCACCTCTTCtgtgcaaagaaaacagcacgCACAGACTGCAAGAAACATTCAGGGATCCTAAAAGAGCAAACCGAGAAGAGCCCCGCAGTGTCCCTGCACAGCTGAGCAGCCATCggtgaagagaggcagagaacaacaaactgtttgttttctcagaaGAATTGCTCACAATTGTTCCCATTGTGCCACTAAATTGACTTTATTAAAGCCTCTTTGCTGGTAATAGCCTATCAACCTAATACTCTGGATTCTGGTCGGGGTGTAACAAATCCAGACATTTTTACATAAATTCCCAAAATACAAGGAGACTTAACATAAAATTTAAGACATGCAAAAGTAAAGAAACACATTGTTATGTGTATGTGTCGTTCTGTCAGCGTAGCCTGTAATAAACACGCTGTGCAGTTCATAGTTATAGCTTGTTTTTGAGGTTTATGAGAACGGTTATAAGTAGTATATTGTGGAAATTTTAAGTGGCTTAAACTGTTAATATTATCCTAATCTGATGTTTGTTCTCGCTGTTTTTTTGGTTAAAAGTTGAAAGAAGAATTTGgcttaaaatgaaaaacactccaGTGGTTTGAATAAATAgatggctgaaaacacacacagggtttcTTTTGTTAAAGAAATGTTCCACACAGGGTGAAAAACAGACTGTCTTTTCTATTAATAGAAACCTTTTTGGTTTATGACCCTTTAAAGACCCTAAAAACTTGACCTCAAATGTTAGATATTTTTCTGTAACATTGGATAATCATAGCCAAATGAGTAACAAATTAAGAGCATTTTTAGACATTTATTCAGTGTTTAACAATTAAAACATCTCCTTCATCACTGTGTgggtgacctttttttttttttttaaaatcagatttgattgacagtgaccAAACAACCAACCAACCATTACGTTCTGATTCAAATGTTGTCGgatcctgattggtgcacagaggTACATGACCTCACGCTTTCCTCAACAAAGTCCCGCCCACTTCAAACCactgagaaaagcagaaagagagagaccaAACACCAAATCTGTTCACACTCTTGCATGAAATAATGCGTTCCCGTAGGAACCGTCACTCGTGGCGAGAAGCCGAGAGAGAAAATAAGTTCTGAGGGCCTTTCGAGACGAAGCCGTGCCCATTCGCAACCCGTCGTTCACAGGTTGTGCAcgtctgtcagcagctgtcCTCTCAATATTTTTCAAGAGCaactgcagtattttaaaaaGAAGCAAAGATTGGAGAAAAACAAGTCGACTTCTGTGTTGATGTAGCAGAAAAACAACTCTTCTtgtctttcctgtctttgtctgacCCTTCACATTTATCTGCTGACCTCTCTGAGGGGTCGCAACccaaaggttgggaaccacctTTTTAAGACTTGAATATCTGGTTGTTTAAGTGGTCTTTCCCAAAGttcagtacttttttttttttgcaggttttcGGTGCAGTTGTGGGTCTGGAGTGAACGTGTTGCTCAACTTCTCTCTTCTCTGAGTGCACAGTGATTTGATTGTGGTCTTTCTGTCTGGCTTTAGTGGACGTAAATGAAGTGGAAGCATATCTTATCATTACATACTTACTGGTCAGCAGTTCACGGCAGAGAAGGACATTTTATCAGTGTCAAAGCTCACATCGTCGTGCTCTGGAACAGTTTTGCAAGCTTTTAAAAATGGCAGAAGGCCCTGTTTTACAGATGCTCGACCAGAGAAGTTGAAGTGAGGTGTTTGGGTGTTTAAAAAAGATGTgggatgatgggaaatgttGCGTTCTGCTGCT from Chaetodon auriga isolate fChaAug3 chromosome 24, fChaAug3.hap1, whole genome shotgun sequence carries:
- the LOC143317227 gene encoding homeobox protein HMX3-like, which encodes MLDDKAPRSKLGPPSRGSSFYIENLLGTTYRGASAEERVETPSSKVTLHSPVICPGLETKRVDDSEELNWSGTSPNPAYGTSRSPPHKAERTDPAPTSDRDSPTSAGRAEEDGEPDEKGDDSLTDDREEEDARSSCLSRDDSCDTGDMKVARKKKTRTVFSRSQVFQLESTFDLKRYLSSSERAGLAASLQLTETQVKIWFQNRRNKWKRQIAADMEASSAAAANYATQRVVRVPVLYRENVTTPVTLPSLPQVSPPVVGFSSSLSYPLTSHFTHPVSFLTPQMTGLV